The genome window CCAGGCTTTAAaaactcttctttttaaagtatcCCCGTTATCTTCTAGATCATTTAGTTGTTTTACAtacagcttccttggtggctcagatggtaaagaatccacctacagtgtagtagacctgggtttgatccctgggttgggaagatcctctggaataaggcatggcaacccacttcagtatttttgcctggagaatccccatggatagaggaccctggcggctacagtctatgcggtcgcagagtcggacatgactgagcgacttagcgcgcgtgtgcgcgcgcacacacacacacacacacacacacccctaaatTGAAAATGTTAGACATAGCCACagattataatgaaaataaaacaaaagtatctCAACGTTCAACTTCTCAGGAGCACATTTGTGATGCAATGTGAGTTCCATCCATGTACCAACCTGAGCATCTTCGAAAGTGTATCGTCCAGGCTCCTTCACATTCTGGGTGGTTTTGTCATAGCTCTTAGAATCCAAGTTAATAGCACTGGGGGCTCCTGGAGCCAGAAACTCTTGCCATATTTCCTGAACTCGAGAGGGAACTTCTCTAATAGGCCTTTTCTTCAGGTCCTCCACTGCTAGCCAGAATCTACACAAAATGAGACACAATCTGATGTCTGATGTCTCATAAtctgaaaattcttaaaatattggcTTATCATATAATTCACAATGAGGTATAATAATAAGCTAATTTTCTCTGGGGGTGTCCAGAAACAGGCTTCTACTGATTTTTTTATTAGTTGTATTCAAAGATATAACACTTGGGGAAAGGAAATATTGAAAACAATCTTTTTTAGGTGTTCTCTGAAAAtcaggggcctcccaggtggctcagacgaggagcctagcagactacagtccaggggtcaaaaaaagtggaacacgactgagccactaagcacacacacacactgaaaagcAGACCTGCCAGGACCCTGATTCCATACAACCTCAAATTTTTACTGCAACAATGGAGCAGTACTAAAGAACCTTTTGTTAGACAGGAAGAGGAGTTTGAAGGGATTTAGGGGGAGTGACATGGATCATCTGACTGGGGGCATAAAGTATACCACATACTCTATTTTTTGGATCTTTTGTCCATTTGAGCAATGGGGGTTAGTATGGAGAGGATTTTCTACTTTACTTGGTAAGGGAATTACCATGAAGCTTTACTGGAACAAAAAGAGGCCTGGACACAGATTAGAAAATGCCCTAGCTGGAGAAATCAGGGCAAGTAACTAATTTTAGGCTATTTAATTCCGAGACTTATGAAATGACAGAAGCAGCAAGCTTTCACATGTAATTGTTCAAAAGGCTTAAATCTGCAGAGGCATCATAGCAATTCAGAAGCTCTGGAAAAAATAATGACCtacttctaaatataaaatatatattttatgtcctTCTGTATAGAATATAGTCTATCCGGAAAGGAAAGAACACCAGGAAATATTCTGGTTGATAAAAGCAAATAGCAAAGTCTAACAAAAAGACACATCATATTAATGGGTTTCATGTTTTACAATTTTGCCCTATATCTTTTTGTTTAGACCTAGAAGTAATGATGAAACATGAATATGTATGTCATAATAGtgtctttaaacaaacaaacaaaaaggacacTTGAAAAAGGAAGTACTAGATCTGTTATCCTCAATAGGGGCCAGATGTGATCTTGATATGGAGAAGATGACCACAGAGATGAATCACTACAAGCTACAGGGGATTCtcaaagagtctgcttgcaatgcagcagatctgggtttgacatgattgagcaactaacacacaacacagGCTATAGGGTTTTAACCGACGTAGAAGGGGATAAGCAGCACCTTCATAACTATTACGTTTTAAACTTAGGGAttaaggaaacttaaaaaaataagtaataaagcAGTTGAGCTAGAATTAGAATATCAAATACTACTCAATCtaataattttccagtttctaggtACCATTTCCTATAGACAGGAATCAGTAGATAATCCAATGTGGACTATATCTTAAATGTTTTTGCTTTCAGAAGGCAAGGGTCAAgaccatttcctttttaaatacagGTTCTGACAATGTGCAATCTAATAGGAATGTTATGTGCAATCTGAGGGAGCCTAAGTGTTATAATcgatgcatattaaaaagctgagacgtcactttactgacaaaggtctgaataggcaaagctatggtttttcaagtagtcatgtatggatgtgagagaccacaaagaaggctgagagctgaagaattgatgcttctgaactgtgatggtggagaagactcttcagagtccctccttgggactgcaaggagatcaaaccagtcaatcctaaaggaaatcaaccctgaatattcattggaagggctgatgctgaagctgagactccaatactttggccacctgatgcaaagagccaactcattggaaaagactgggaaagactgaggacaggcgaagggggcgacagaggatgagatgttgaaTGCCATCACCGAATCTATGGATATCAgcttgagtggactctgggagatagcgaaagACAGGTAAGTCTAtgatgtctcaaagagtcggacacgacttagactGAAGGACAACAacaagttcattgcagcactctttgAACATACGGATAAAAAGAATGTCTTTGTTCTTGAACTAGCAAAGATACACCATTCAAATGACCATAATACAAGGAAGCACATGAGAGATTCTTAAGGAATAGGCACAAACCAGACAGTCTGGGAATGCTGAGCAGGAAGGAGCCCCTCTGCTGGGGCAACTACTGCATTGGAAAAGGGAATTCTAGGAAGGCTATACAGATGCAGTGACATCTTAAATAGACTTGAAATTATAGATGAGATATCAAAGGGCTGAGGAGGtaataataacagtacctacACTGTAAGTGCAGGCTCTATTCTAGGTGATTTAGCTATATTAAAACATGCAATCCCTTCAGCTTTATAGAGTATGTGCTAATATTTCCCCCACTTCAGAGAAAGCTGAATATATGAAGACTAAGTCACTTATTTAAGTTGCCCACTGTGAGTGCCATATATAGGGTTTGCTCCCAGATCTGCAGCAGATGACATTCTCAAAAGCACTGTCTTGAATGCCTCACTAAATGcatcattctttttcttatcCTCAGCATAGTCATCATTGCAATAATTTAGTGGAATATAAAGGGAACTCACTAAAACTCCACTCCCCCCTTAATATATAAAAGCTGGAATATGAGGAATTATCTTAATGTCATTgagccttgattttttttatcagtaaaatgggataataatgcCTATCTCACTGGGTTTCCATTAGGTAAAATGAGATAAATTATGTAAAGGGAACTTTTGAAGTGCTTGAGATATTTTTAGGCACTCATATTATATAACTCTCATATTACTGAATTTACTTGGTACTTACTCTGTTTACCTGAAAGAGGAACAAGCAAAAGCACACCAAGTGAGAATGGAACTTCTATTTGAGAAATAAGTACTTATCAATGAGCAGTATTTCTTGACTATTTTTTGTCTCAATACCTGAAGAAAACGCTCACATGAGTGCCATACTTCCATAAATAGCAGATGCTAAATAAGATGCACTGAGATGTATTTAGGTGTAATTAGCCCTGCTGGTTAAATGGACTGTTTTGTCTCTCTTGGTCTGTGACACCAGATACCTAGGCAGAAACAGGAAGAGCAGTGGACAGAAGCTTAGTATTGGTTTATAGAAAGCCTAGGATGGCAATTATTAGCAATCTGACTTGTAAAGATGCTTAACTTCTTCTATTCGTATTTTGCTTGCCTGTCAAATGGGGCAaggatattaatatttaaattttatgtttgaaGTGATGATTAGTTGAATGATAATCAGAAACGATAAATACAAAATATGGCATGGCATACTTATAAAAGTAGTGAATATAAAGCATACTATGGTATGGCAtacactggacttcccaggtggctctgtgggtaacaaatctgcctgcaatgcaggagacacaggagatgcgggtttaatgcctgggttgggaagatgccctggaggagggcatggcaacccactccagtattcttgcctggagaatcccatggacagagtggcgagctacagtccctagggctgcaaagagtggacacgactgcagtgactaagcacacacgcacacatggcATATCCTAGGTGTTCACGACttgatatctatatctatctatctgttcTTAGTAGGGAAACATACAACAGACTTACAGTATATACTCAAGAAATGTATATGTGACTACATAAGAAATatgtaatgtttcttttttatataactttgtttttatttcaacataacatgcaataaaatattaacagattataatgcttaaaaagaaaaaaaggactcTAAAAGCAATTTAGTTCAGATTTAAGAAATCATTCTAATTAAACACAATAAATCTATTTCCAAATGATCAGTTTagaccaaaattaaaaatagcatttggtAGATACTTATGTCTGCTGTCTATTTGCAACATTTTTATACAACCTCTGATTCTTGGTATATCCAGCCCCTGTTTTCCTAACACAGCAGGGAAGGACATATACATAGGCCATTtaaattaaaggaagaaatgggAAAGGGAGAGTCCAGGCTgcaaaaatatatacaagcaTTTACCTTTCCAGAACTAAACATTTCttccataaaaatacaaaatatccaAGCTCTATAGAATTAGGGCTGGGACTACTTCAAATGcaattattctgtatttttaaaatatagggcAGAAAGCCTTTTGGAtgatatttatacattttcataCAATGAAATGTATAATATTTCTTATATGCAATTATTTATCAGGCAATTTAGTGTGTCATAGAATTATtgagataaaaatggaaataagataTGGCATGGAAAAAATCAGCAGTGATCAATTTCATTCATCAAAGAGAGTTTGCACATGCTAATCTTTTAGTCCCAAagcctctttcctcttcctttttcagcTGGTTATCTCCTTATCATCCAGGTCTCAGCTGGAAGCTATTTCCCTGAGGGGGCTTTGAGTGATCTCTCCCCTTAGGTTTGCCGTTCTCCTGTATTTCTCAGATCTAACACTCATCCTTTTGTATTGCGATCTGTTTTCATCTCTGTATTCACGTGTAAGCCGTGCTTCTAATAAAATCAGGAAGGATTTTTATTTGATTGGGTGATAATGGTGAAGTactacttatttatttctttatcatgAAACCCATGATGATAGcactttttttcaaaaacatagaGAATTAGAGTAAACtccataaaaaactaaaactagatttatctctgctttattttctaaagCATTCTGTAGTCGATAACTGATGATGTGACCTTatgatagaaaatattatttaggtCCAAAAAAATCCTTAGCACCTGCAGACCTCTTGAAACCCTGGTCAACAGGCTTTCAAGTTTCaataaacttgaaaaagaataggaaGCTGTGTCACTGAAACCAATGACAGGCATAATTAAATTTCTCCAGATTCTGCCTGTGGTCAACTTGCTTAATCCACGGGACTTCAGTCAAAATTCTATGTTCTTCTAAATGGTTTGGTTTGGGTATCTATTAAATCTCCTGTAAAGAATGTGATGATTCTGGAACTGCTAAGTTGCAGTGAAAATAAAGGAATGCTGGCAACTTTCTCTAAATGGATTTCACAGGACTGAATAAGTCATGGGAAAGTAAATTAGAGAGTTCCATTTCAAAAGAATACTGAATGAAAGAGCTTGTGGAAGAACCATTTTATGTAGTGGGAAGTTATCGCTTACTTCAGTGATCTTAGAGCTGTTAAAATCTATTCCAGTGtctcacatttaaaaattcaatttccaGGTGCCTCTTAAgtcagaaaaatttcaaaaatatgtaagGATGATGTTTACAACAGATGAGAGGATACACACCTCTCTAGCAGACACTAACAGCTCAATCTGGTACTGCTCTCAACTGCCCTGAGGCTGTGTTTAAGTGTACAAAGTAAATGAACTGCTTCCATCATTTTGTTTCAAGTTGTTTTATACAGGCACTCGATTTCTTTTTCTAGATCTTACTTGAGATGCAATACACAAAGAAGAACAATATGATAAATAGGTGATATTTTAATTAAACTACATATGTATTATTGATGATTCTTTGTTTTGCCAAATACTAATCTGATATTTCTTTATGCAGTCCATTTCAAATGCATCAGATTTACATAGTTAAAAGATGAGGAGACAGTGTAAAATAAACCATTATGAAGAAGTGATAATGTTGGACAAAGTGCTTTGCCTTCGTTACCTTTTCTTCCTCTAACAAGAGGCAGAAATTCAATAGGTCCATAGCTTCATCATGATGTTGGTGGGATAGTAACTGGTCTGTCGAGTGCAAAATCACCAGACTCATCATAAGGAGGTCACTCTTGCTTAGAATATAAGATTCAAAGAACATGTCTTACCTTAGGTTTTCTGAGCTGAATTCTGACTCTAGAAATTTAAGGAATTGTTCTCTCCCGACTGGGTCTTTCAATGCTTCATCCATGCCAAAACCCCATCGTTTTACCCTCTGCTGACTTGGTTCTTTgctacagaaaacaaaacaaagccaaatATATTCCTTTCATTACAAATTCTATATTCTGCTATTACATTTCCCCTCAAAATCATATATTCTTTGAAGCTCCCATCTTTAACAtatttttcaggggaaaaaaaaaaaaactcctctgATTGATGACTCTGCATGAAAATGTAGTGAGAAGAAAGTTAGGCATTAATAATAAAgtctaacatttattaagcattaaaTGCCAAGAGATGGATTCTCTTTTAGATTTCTTCAGCAACTTTGAGATGGGTACtattataattcttattttataaatgaggaagtcAAGGATAGAGGGTTATAACTTTCCAATGTCAAATAGGTAATGTTGCAGACATTCTGACGCCAGGGCTCAATTTCTTAACCACTACACTATGAAGTCTCACGGTGGCACATTGTACTGGAGGAAAATGCATTGAGAATCAAAAGGCTTACATCCTGGTTTATGACTTTGTTGTTGATTAAATGTGTGACATAATCCTGGCTGAGTCACAACATTTTGGGATTCCAACTTTCATATCTATAAAATTGAGAACTTATGGATGAAGAGATATATACTTGTCAagcatttgagaaccactgaacgGATATAAAAGCAAGAGAAGGTCCATAAATGCAATCTAGCTAAGTGCTACAGAATACTAAATCCTCACTCTGTGAAGGGGTATGCAGTGATCTTTTTATGACTCTATCAAGATTGGTGATATAATTCTTCTCTTATATAGCTGATGAAAAAACCAGGGAGTCTTAAATTGTGTTCTGGTTTTCTTAAGAAGTCAGACACTTGTCAGTTTCTCTTAGAGTGTTTATGGTAAATTCATTTTGTTCCAAAACAGAATTTATAAAGGCATCATACTTATATTGGGCTTAAGTAAATATGGATTTAGCATTCATTTtacttgaatagatggacctttgtggctATGTGGATTTTCAAGGAAGCTAAAAACAATGAGCTAAATTTTAAGAACCAAAGATCCTAACTAGTCGACCTTTAAACCCTTGCACATCTGATTTTTTCATGCCAGTCTTTCTGGAAATGCAAATCTGATATAATACAAACATCTAAGTTTCAAAAACCATTTCCTTGAAGAAGAGCTTTATATCATGGTTAATGTAGACACAGAGTAAAATTACTTTTACAATTAGTCAGCTGTAGGATTCTTTTTATATCACTCAAATCctgaaataagtgaaatatttggaaggaagagaaaatgtcACTTACCTTGCTTCAAGTTCCCAGAAGGTAGTATCATCAGACAACCATGGGTTAGAAGGGTCAGGTGGCACAAGAAACGGGTCGTATTCTACATACTGCTCTGTGTAACTTAGCAGACTTGAGAAAAagagacattttcattttctttagttttctggTTGAGGTAAAACTGATCTTTGTAAGGGACACACTATAAAAACATCTGGCCAAGGAATCCTTGCTTGCTTATAGAATAAAATCCGATAGCAGTTTTCATGCTTCTTTGAAGATAAATATGGTTAAGGATTCCATCTTTCCCAATGCCTTAGCAATATGAATCAAAATGAGACATTTTAATGTCattaaaatgagacaaaatggaaaaggtcagtgtatAGAAGGAAGTGCCAAGGAGCAATTCCAACCCTTGGTCATCTAGCCTACCCACAGCAGAACAGATGTTAGCTCAACTTGGAGAAGAGGTTAAAAGGCAATTTTTGTCAAAAGTATTTACAGGAATTAGGTAAAGGGGGAATCACTTACAACATGCTTTTGGGGAgaaaaagtctgtttttaaaacaaaataaagggaggaaggagaggaaaaacaCTGGAGAGGTAAGATTTGGCAATGCCTCAAAGTGCGGAATATAAATGTCTTAACagatttaaatgaagaaaatatgtaaaaatctaAGCTTAATTCAAATTCTGAAGTCATAAAATAACTGAGTAGTGTAAATGTTAAGAAGAATTAACAGAAAGTTTCAAAGTTGCCAACAAGTAACTTAATGAATTGAGTTTTATTTCTCCTAGCAGGAGTGAAAAGATTCAATTCCTTGGAATTATCTTCTATATTTGATTGTGGTTACACAAAGATTGGGCTTCTAGAGACCTAAGATAATaatgatcattctgtcatttgaaGTGCAACAAAAGAGCTCTTTGAAAGTTTTCTATgttcaaaagggaaaagaaaataatatttcttacAGGGTTCCAATTATATCAATTCTCCTCCCACCAGTTCTCTCACCATATTGAACACATTTAATTGTCATCTgaacagtttttaatttatatgggCATCTTACAATACTTACCTATCAGcaacttttgacatttttaacCGATGTCTGTCTAACTGTATTTGCCAATACTTTATCTGGAAAAAAGAGATAAGTAGTTATATAAGTAGTGACATTCTCCAATTTTCAACTCTAAACTCTAATAAATTGAGTAATTCTAAACAAGAATATGTTCTCAGACAGGAATATTTCAgtctatagaaaaaaatcaaacatgagGGCTCTGAAagagttaataaaaattaaactctgTTTGATGGTAAACACATAACCAATATTGCTTTAGAACAGCAGTGAAGTTGAACATTCTGCCCACGTCagcaaaataactttattttaaaagtattagagAAATTTTAAGCATTTATTCATGGTGATTATCCAAATTAGAATCACATTTCTCCGTCAAACAgtgaattcagaaaataaatgtatttgctATTTGTTACTATAATTTCAAGATAAACCCTACTTCCTAATACTAGCCCAACAAAAGCATcaatgatatttgttttactaATAACTTTATCAACACTTCAGAGCAAATTCTCACATGGACATAACAACATGCAGAAATTTAAAACTCTCTGAGTTACTTTTCCTTCAAGGTGATTATAAATATACTAGAAAAAGTATGTATTACATAGTTGGTAGGAAGAAataagcaaaaggagaaaaagtctCATGACAACTAACCAAGAGATTTGATGATGATTTGATATGAGACACTTGGTATTGCCTTTGAAATATTGCAGCCAAAGCTATTTATTCATCAACAGATGCAACAAGAAGCAATTTATACCATTGCTATACCAAGAAGCCATATATCTGCTCATCAGTGCTAATGAGGAAAAACTTCAAGAGGCGTCTAGAGATCAGTACTGCAGGAACAAGGTTGAGCACTCTTTTGTGAAGATCACATCACATGATTGGAGGTGGAAAACACATGACCTAAATGTCACCAACCtattgtcttctcattttttaaaacagaattatggAATATAAACTAACTCAATAATGGAGTAATCTATGAGTCagtgtgtgtgatttttaaaaattagaggaaaaaggATTTGGAGAAATAACAAGCAAAGAGTTTTGAAAACTATCTCCTTATATTAATACGTCTTCAAGAGAATACATATcttaaaactacattttaaatacaatcctacaaatcaattttttaaatatctcctATTAACATTAACATCTGGTCTTCACACTGGCTACTCTGTAAACCATCTACTCTGTAAACCATTATTATAGGTTGACCCACCTGTTGTTGTAACTCATCTTCTGTGGGAGGTTTAGTTTctggtgtgggtgtgtgggtagGACTGTGACTTCTAATATCATTTTGTAGACCATAGACagactatattaaaataaaaaagaaatatgttaagagaaaattacatttatattcaCAGACTTTCTAAAAGGTAATTTTGTGTTATATAT of Bubalus bubalis isolate 160015118507 breed Murrah chromosome 5, NDDB_SH_1, whole genome shotgun sequence contains these proteins:
- the RGS7 gene encoding regulator of G-protein signaling 7 isoform X5, which gives rise to MSSHSRMMAPFTGSKHPIFGHQIVGSRKTQTMRFTSAKEQCKTKQGWSWPTMKLRAWPGYREHLPGSGSSFLCKQKHKQSESLVDKKRDKIERKILDSQERAFWDVHRPVPGCVNTTEVDIKKSSRMRNPHKTRKSVYGLQNDIRSHSPTHTPTPETKPPTEDELQQQIKYWQIQLDRHRLKMSKVADSLLSYTEQYVEYDPFLVPPDPSNPWLSDDTTFWELEASKEPSQQRVKRWGFGMDEALKDPVGREQFLKFLESEFSSENLRFWLAVEDLKKRPIREVPSRVQEIWQEFLAPGAPSAINLDSKSYDKTTQNVKEPGRYTFEDAQEHIYKLMKSDSYPRFIRSSAYQELLQAKKKGRNIPIFPCHKNCTPTLRASTNLL